A single region of the Thunnus maccoyii chromosome 10, fThuMac1.1, whole genome shotgun sequence genome encodes:
- the efna3b gene encoding ephrin-A3b isoform X2, with protein MQVNVNDYLDIYCPHYNDSQRMVGTGEQYVLYMVSYRGYRNCDPQLGFKRWECNRPHAPHAPIKFSEKFQRYSAFSLGYEFHVGQEYYYISTPTHHHGRSCLRLRVYVCCSTASDVDDEPEPTEPDYTLRPGLKIDDIDEFNPFVPKLEKSVSGSSPSRDRLLLTVTMLLLAALFIS; from the exons ATGCAGGTGAACGTCAACGACTACCTGGACATCTACTGCCCTCATTACAATGACAGCCAACGCATGGTGGGCACCGGCGAGCAGTATGTCCTCTACATGGTCAGTTACCGAGGGTACAGGAACTGCGACCCCCAGCTGGGCTTCAAGAGGTGGGAGTGTAACCGGCCCCACGCCCCTCACGCGCCCATCAAGTTCTCCGAGAAGTTCCAGCGCTACAGCGCCTTCTCGCTGGGCTATGAGTTCCACGTTGGACAGGAGTACTACTACATCT cCACGCCCACCCACCACCACGGCCGCAGCTGTCTGAGACTACGAGTGTACGTCTGCTGCTCCACGG CCTCTGACGTGGATGATGAGCCAGAGCCAACAGAGCCAGACTACACGCTTAGACCAGGCCTAAAAATTGACGATATCG atGAATTTAACCCTTTTGTTCCCAAGCTGGAGAAGAGTGTCAGTGGAAGCAGCCCGTCCAGGGATCGCCTTCTCCTCACCGTGACAATGCTCCTTCTGGCCGCTCTCTTCATCTCCTAG